One genomic region from Clarias gariepinus isolate MV-2021 ecotype Netherlands chromosome 20, CGAR_prim_01v2, whole genome shotgun sequence encodes:
- the apela gene encoding apelin receptor early endogenous ligand has protein sequence MRFFHPLFVLLLLLTVLTLLSAQKPDFLNLRRKYRRHHCPHKRCLPLHSRVPFP, from the exons ATGAGGTTCTTCCATCCGCTCTTCGTCCTGTTGCTCCTACTCACGGTGCTGACTTTGCTCAGCGCACAGAAACCAG ATTTTCTGAATTTGCGGCGAAAATACAGGAGACATCACTGTCCACACAAGCGATGCCTGCCCTTACACTCCAGAGTCCCTTTTCCCtga
- the tmem192 gene encoding transmembrane protein 192: protein MDSKRLLAKTSNKNTNLTQSIEDDPLIDGPLIARNSLESAIEREFQKVPTTWGAVTLAVLHVLYVIVCLALASVCVLTDIHSAECTAALKELDSRTLVLLLKVVLWVLFFLFERCVQHHHSSVRRRGYLQFYRKTAKFKHLPLLIHSIGNAAVLIIIAPAPLLDSKVKNLSVYLLLVVICVELLASITCLLIYTVHVSRFNKQSPSPDVTEGEGSPGFSATSSGAHTEMGFRDGSSLEEVVEKQADMIEYLKQHNTLLSKKILTLTSRQTRD from the exons agtaacaaaaacacaaatcttACCCAAAGCATTGAGGATGACCCTTTGATCGATGGCCCGCTCATAGCCCGGAACTCCTTAGAGTCGGCCATCGAAAGAGAGTTTCAAAAAGTACCCACTACGTGGGGAGCAGTTACATTGGCCGTTTTGCAT GTGTTGTACGTGATTGTGTGCTTGGCCCTGGCTTCGGTGTGCGTGTTAACCGACATTCATTCAGCAGAGTGCACAGCGGCTTTGAAGGAGTTGGACTCGAGGACTCTGGTGTTGCTCTTGAAAGTGGTCCTGTGGGTACTGTTTTTTCTCTTTGAGAGATGTGTACAGCATCACCACAGCTCCGTGAGGCGAAGAGGATACCTGCAGTTTTACAGGAAAACTGCAAAGTTCAAGCATCTGCCATTACTTATACACTCCATAG GGAACGCTGCAGTCCTGATAATAATTGCTCCTGCGCCTCTGTTGGATAGCAAAGTGAAAAATCTTTCAGTGTATCTACTGCTCGTTGTCATCTGCGTGGAACTGCTCGCCTCCATCACATGCCTTCTAATTTATACAG TGCATGTGTCGAGGTTTAACAAGCAAAGCCCGAGTCCGGATGTCACCGAAGGCGAGGGATCACCCGGCTTCTCCGCTACTTCCAGTGGTGCCCACACGGAGATGGGCTTTAG AGACGGCTCCAGTCTCGAGGAAGTGGTGGAGAAACAAGCGGACATGATCGAGTATCTGAAGCAGCACAACACTTTGCTGAGCAAAAAAATCCTGACGCTCACATCACGACAGACCAGAGACTGA